One Aegilops tauschii subsp. strangulata cultivar AL8/78 chromosome 2, Aet v6.0, whole genome shotgun sequence genomic window, ACTCAAGTGACAATGAAGAACAACGATGACTCAAACACATTCAACTTAGTGAATGAAGCTAGTAAGATCACTTGGAAGGAGATATCCAATGCCTTCACCGTATGTATAAAATGAGTGATGGCCGAACACACAGAAGACTTACAATTTTACTTCCCAAATTGGCCCCTCTTAATAGCACGATGAAGACATAGAGAAATTAAAAGAAAATCTACTTAAATGCTTTGTTTCTTCACCAAGCATAGTGAAGACTGCAATGTTCTCACAACTATTTTTTGGGGTTGGAATCCTCCGGTTAAACGAAATCTTCAGGAACTAAACATGTGTACACTCACTAAACATATTAGTCCTTTAAATCATTTTGTCATTAATCGTCAAACTATATTAGGGGAACTATATGCACTTACACAAATTTCTGATAGGGAAAATTTATATACAAATCAATCACACCCTTAGAGTTTGCCAAAAAATAAAATGCCTCAAGCCTGGCACTTTGAAGTTACGGAGAATGGGTCGGGAAACTGCGCAACTTTGAATGCTTTTTAGCTACCGTACTGTTTGATATCATGCTTTTTATGAAGGTATGCTTTCTTTGGCAGTTCATTTTCAAAGCCAAGCTCGCATTTTATTAGTAGGTTAGTCATCAcaataataaaaaataaaaatatctAATTAATTAAAGTACAAAAGAAATATATACAACAGTGAAGGAGTTTAGTGGTGCAACCCATCAGTGATCAGGGGTACCGTAGTGGCGAGAAAAGACCTGGGCAATGGTGACGAACGATGCACTTTGGAGTAGCTGAGGAGGCCGACAAACTTTGCGGAATAACATGGGAATGGAAAAGCCATATGAGGTGAGATGGCATTTGATTCACAGGTCAGGAACTTTCCAATTGGATCGGCTAATATTTTTCTCTTTTAAATTATGAAGGATTGGTTCCTATCCTACATAGGAATAAGAAtccattcctacaaaccaaaaGGCTCTAAAGGATTTTCCCCTACAAATTTCCTATCCTTTGAAATTCCTATGAAATTGTTGTAAACCAAAGGAGGCCTGAATATTTTTTCCAACTTTAGAGTTGGGTATTTTTTTTCTTACAAAATAATGTTTTTTGGCGAGTAGGGCATTTTGGAAACCGAGCTCTTAATTtcgaaaattttaaaatttgaaagTCAAACTTTCAATTTCAAAAATCTAAAAAAATACACAAGTATACAAGGATGTAATGTGTATGTGTGTAAAATTTCAGGATGAAATACCTTGAATTGCGAGCTGCACAAAAAATCATAGACTTTGAGTACATATGTTAAACAACCATATATTTGTTTTCTTGTGTAACTCTCATTTTAATGTATATCgacctgaaaatttacacacATATACATTATGTCTCTAGATATATGtttattttttcagatttttttaaactaaaagatttgaagttttcaaatttggCTTGCATGGAGCTTggccttcatttgttattttcgtTTTTTGGCACCTCAACTTACTAATAAGAATTTTGAATGGAGTATTAAACAAGCGAGTTGTGGCAGAAACATTGAATATCAACCCTTGGTTATCGTAGATCCGATGACCTGCATTGCTCCAATAACGTTGTACCAATTAAAGCACTGTAATTAGCATTTCAAAAAATgtatcaatcaatcaatcaaatCTTTGAAATTAAAGTTCAATCTGAAGAACATGTAAAGCCCAAAGATCCGACGTCCAACCCAACCAATGAGAGCTCAGAGTGGCCCAATTGTCAGTGGATAACGCAACCCTGAAAACGTTTGAGAGGCTTCTGGAGGCCGTCGTGTTCTGGCGACTAGGCGGTAGCCACCGATGCCTGCGACGCCAGCGACCAGCCCCGGCTGCGCTGGGTTGCCGGCGCAGGCTCCGACGAGCTCACTCCCCGGATTTAAAGGCCCCCCTAGGCGTCTGGACGCTCGGAGGCCGGCATGGGTCGTCCGGACCGAGGTGAGCTGAACTTTTCCCCTTTGTCCCATTCCTTCTGCGCTGTTCTGGTGTCCGCAATTCGTCGAACAATTAATAGGCTGGAAGCGACATAGTTAAACCTTTAGCAACAGTAGCTCCTATTCTCTTCACGGGACAGCTTTGGCCGCAAGGCGTGGCGTCTGTGAATTGTTCATCTATGTAGTGTGGTTTGGCAGCGTCCCGTTGAAGAGCGGCGCAGAAGAAACAAGAAAGGGTGAAAAAAAATGGCAGGAATTCAAAATGAAAGGTGAAATAAACAGGAAATTAGGCAGAGCTTGTATTTTCTTTTAGAACAGTGAGGTGGAACTGCTTGTGCTTCCAAGTAGTTTTGGGATATTAAGGCAATGGTAAGGCTGAGAAGCATGGAGAATGGATGTTGCACATGTTGCCCGAGTGGCTGAGTGGATGGGGGTAAGCAGCATTGCAAAAATGATTAATTCATGCGATCCAGTGGCCAGTTCATGTGCAAATATTGCGGTATACAACTTCATTTGTGCATCAAATGCTTGTTTACAGACAGAATAACCAGAGTTACATGTAAACCTTGGATTGTTTTTTTAGAGGTAAAGGGCCATTTCATTGAGCTGAAGCCAAACAGTTTTACATGAACGCACTCGGGAGTAGGCTGACATGCCAAATGCAGTGGAAACTAAGTACTCTACTAGAAATTACAGCAAGAAAAACAAGCACTGCCCAAAGTTGGGAACAGGCTACATTATTTATAGATTCAGGAAATATGACCATTGCACGATTACACACAGCACAAGGACGAACTCAGAACACAAGCCAGTGCCTTCAAGGTCCCAGCGGACTCTTGAGCCAGACGCTGTCTTCAAGCAGACTGCGGGACGATTCCTGTGCACACTTCACTAAGACGCTAACGCAGCAATGTTGGCCTCCCAAGCAGCAGCAGCCTCAGGCCGGCATACCAGATAGCGACGACAGCTTCAGCCACCACCCACTGCCCAGTTAGCCTGGATTTGGCCACGTCAGCACCCATAAAGAACTTGTGATCTCCAGAACGCGCTCTTTTGCACGATCGGAGCATAGAATTGCCCACTGAGAGCATGCTACAGCTATGCCCGTTAGAACTACCTGCACACCAAGACACGAGCATCTGTTAAAGCAGAGTTCATTTCTATGTTTCCAGAGAGCCCATAACGTTGCAGCATGAACAAGGTTGAGTACCTGATGTCTTTTGTAACTAACCCACCACTTAGCAATATACTCGAAGTCCACAGAAGAGTTAGTCGCAAGGAGGGTATTGATACCTTGGATTGCTGGTGTGGTGTTTCTTGTGACAGAACCGCAGAAGACACAACATAGTCATGTTTGAGTTTACACTCGATAAGTTACAAAGTATTAATACATCGATGCATTATCTTGCCGCTTCCCTTGTGATCCTCCACCAAGTTCAGGGCATAGGATGTTTTCACCTTGCAGGAGAAAATGGGAAATAGTCAGGTAGGACACCATGTCAGGCCAAATATGCATTAGATGATGTAAATAATTGAACATTGTGTGTCATTCTTTCACTTGTTTATTGGCCAGTTCTCTGTTTGCTTAGTTGTAACCATGATGCAGTCGAATGTTAGGAGAGAAAGACCAAAACGACCTGATCCTCCATGCACCATCTGCAAAGGCACTGGGACAATAAATTGCCGCAACTGTTTCGGTAGAGGTCTCTATTTTACTCCCATGATGTTTTCTCTGGCTAGTATGTTGATTCGTACCATCAGTTCTCATGAAAATCGGGCCTGATATGTGCAGGAAGAATAAATCATGTCGATCTCGCCGTGCTCCCCAAGGGAGAATGGCCGCAATGGTGAGGACACCCTTACTCATATACGTCTAGCATACCGAGGTACTGAACAGCGGCACACCCCTCTAACAGGACTTTCATTTGTCAGGTGCCAAATATGCGGGGGTAGCGGCCTGGATTACTGCCACCGATGCCATGGAACAGGTGAATATCGAGAACCCATGGGTTTTCACTTCACAGTCAATAGGAAATGAGCATCACACAGTCctgagaaaaaaggaaaaagaaacacAGGCAGTGTTGGAAGGCTGATCAAGTCAAATGGTCAGAAAAAACAAAGTCCCATTGAGGCCATAGGATCAACATTTGAATGAGCTGTGGGAAATTATAGCCCAATATTTTGTATGTCTGTTGCTGTGGAAACTTTGATCTTATGCTGGTGCTGTAGAATTTTGTTGTCAACAAAGGAAAAATAGATGTAGATTATGATCAGAGGGCAAGTGTCATCACTTTAATCAACCGGCTAAATTTGTGTATGCAACTATATTAGGTGATAAATAAGGGCTTTCTACCGCATTGGTGTATGTTTCTGAGCTCctgaagatgaggatgtggatCTGAAAGCTTTGTTAAAAGGAAAATGTCAACTTACCACATCTGAACGCACCACATAGCAAtgccttcccaccactaggctatgccttagtctgcaaCTGATAATTTGTGTTGTAACCCATCGTTCCGAAATTGAGTGTCCAGAGCTAAAACACTACACGGTTGTTTTTGGTGCCAGGATTAGAGATGAATTTGCATAAAACAGTGGGGAAATAGGTGCTTGGATTTGTAGACTAGTATGTTTGGATCAGAAAACTGAGAACAAGTTTTGGTAGTAATGTGGTGTTTGGGTAATTCAAATCAGAATTGCTAATGCAGAATCGACTGGAAAAACTTGGTTTTCAGTCAACCATCTCGTCCTTCATATCTGCTTCGAGTTTGGAGAGAAAGGTCATGCTATGGGGATCTCAGGATGGTTGCCgttgagagagagagacgaagaCATGGCGGACCATGTCACCATCCTCATCTGAGTAGTAACAGTATGCTGGACCTTCCCTCTTAAAAACAGTATGCTGGACCTGGCAGGCAAGGCACTGACTGGTGTCCCAACGTTGTATCATATGGACCGCAAGCCTGAAACCGTAGTAAGCTGGGAGCATATACGGACCACGGCGTATCAGATCTCCGGGGGGGTGCTGGATGAGCCGGCGGTGGCAAACCTAGCAGAGTAGTCTCCTGGaggcagcagcaggaggaggacaTGCGCACTGAAGCAATGCAAGGCTTCCTTGCCGTGTCAGTTTCTACTAACATTCATAGCTGAGCTGCTCTTGAGAAGTCGAAGAAAGGGTCGACACTCCTAGCATGAGTGCATTAGGTATGATTTGAATTTGATTACCTATTTATATTCAAGTTAAAGTAGGTCAGCCATTCCCGTTTAGAAAAAGGATAACCTAGCCAGTCATTCCCAATTGAAAAGGACAAACTATCTCATAAAATAGCTCAGGGAAACAAGTTGAGTAACAAAACGGTAACTCGAGCCAAAGCCGATAAATTTGGAACCACATCAGGGATAATCTAAATCAACATTACAAGACATCGAAAGCTTTTGATAGTTTCTCGGCAAGCGAGAAAATCATGTTTAGTTGTTTACACGATACCTTGACTTTCTCCCATTTTACACGAACAGGACGTGCTATGCAATTCTTGGAAATATTACTAGGCTTATACATTGTCCCTCCAGCTGAAACAAAACTGACAGTTAGTTGTACATACTGATCCCTCCACGGGAAATGAAAATCAGAATGATCAGGGAAGTCTGTAAGCAAAACAAACTCAGTACATCCTGTGGGTACGGGAAACCTGAAAATCTCATATGTTAACTATACAAAAAGGCATACAGAAGATAAACATACTGCAAACACGGCTTTTGACTTCAAGTCTTGAACCAAGGCCAATAGGCCATCCTCAATTGCAGGACACCACACAACCTCAATCGCTTGGACAAGATCGTAAGTAAAATACATGGCGATGACATTGATGATGGAAAATCAATACTTGCAATTGTAGAACTGTGCGTAGAAAAAGAAACCACCCTGACCCAACTCCCAAGGGCAGGCTTTAGTTTTATAAACATGAATAACATCATAATATATCTAGCAGGACATTATATCCCCTTCAGTAGTAGTCTTGTTGCATACAAATTAGCATGATGAGTTGCCTCATTGTTAGCCTACTGCATCAATAATCATATGCTAATCCTTAATATCTCACAGCAGTCAAAAGGCAGGCCTGGTGCTACAATATAACAAGCTATAGGGCCAATTGGACTTGTGGCTGGCAACTAAACTTCGGCAAAGACATCTGAATGAAATGGCTTGGTTGCAGCATCGTCCAACTTGCTGAGAATTATTTTTCCATTCGCCACAGCTTCGCCAACCAACAAGAGATCTTCCTTCTGAATACCGATCACATCCAATGGAACCAAACTGGGAGT contains:
- the LOC109742114 gene encoding uncharacterized protein translates to MPATPATSPGCAGLPAQAPTSSLPGFKGPPRRLDARRPAWVVRTESNVRRERPKRPDPPCTICKGTGTINCRNCFGRGRINHVDLAVLPKGEWPQWCQICGGSGLDYCHRCHGTGEYREPMGFHFTVNRK